The following coding sequences lie in one Sorghum bicolor cultivar BTx623 chromosome 6, Sorghum_bicolor_NCBIv3, whole genome shotgun sequence genomic window:
- the LOC8075529 gene encoding threonylcarbamoyladenosine tRNA methylthiotransferase has translation MEDIEDVLGPADLSGGGAPPGLRLPLAAVAVKPKRRSSRVAQAPPQPEARIPGTQTIYVKTFGCSHNQSDSEYMSGQLSAFGYAITEEPEGADLWLINTCTVKNPSQSAMTTLISKCKNANKPLVVAGCVPQGSQGLKELEGISIIGVQQIDRVVEVVEETLKGHEVRLLSRKTLPSLDLPKVRKNKFIEILPINVGCLGACTYCKTKHARGHLGSYTIDSLVDRVKTVVSEGVREIWLSSEDTGAYGRDISTNLPNLLNAIVAELPVDQSTMLRIGMTNPPFILEHLKEIAAVLCHPCVYSFLHVPVQSGSDAVLTAMNREYTVAEFRKVVDTLYELVPGMQIATDIICGFPGETDEDFSETVNLVKEYQFPQVHISQFYPRPGTPAARMKKVPSNEVKKRSRELTSVFELFSPYQGMEGKVERIWITEIATDGVHLVGHTKGYIQVLVIAPDSLLGTSANVKITSVGRWSVFGEVIEGSVVVGEAPKQTSAKLQKEHIQNQVEEAGCCATDSCGTCACSNEAQQCSPERCEDTSHAPETCGDVTRQEALQPTLVRRSVEGTTKGSKSSAAHSLGKEQQVKVVTRRGVNIDTILWCGLAVSFAVTIALLVILTSKISSTSSP, from the exons ATGGAGGACATCGAGGACGTGCTGGGTCCGGCCGACCTCTCTGGCGGCGGAGCGCCTCCGGGGCTCCGGCTCCCGCTAGCCGCCGTCGCGGTGAAGCCCAAGCGACGGTCGTCCAGGGTCGCGCAGGCGCCGCCTCAGCCCGAGGCCCGGATCCCCGGCACGCAG ACGATTTACGTCAAGACTTTCGGGTGCTCACATAACCAG AGTGACAGTGAATACATGTCAGGTCAGCTCTCTGCATTTGGATATGCGATCACTGAAGAGCCCGAAGGAGCAGATTTGTGGCTAATTAACAC ATGCACAGTGAAAAATCCAAGTCAATCTGCAATGACAACCCTCATATCTAAATGCAAGAATGCAAACAAGCCACTAGTAGTGGCTGGATGTGTACCCCAAGGAAGCCAGGGCCTCAAGGAGCTTGAAGGTATTAGTATAATTGGAGTGCAACAGATAGACCGGGTTGTTGAAGTGGTTGAGGAAACTTTAAAGGGCCATGAGGTTCGGCTGTTGAGTCGGAAAACACTGCCCTCGCTTGATTTACCTAAG GTAAGAAAGAACAAGTTTATCGAGATTCTTCCTATTAATGTGGGATGTTTAGGTGCCTGCACATACTGTAAGACAAAGCATGCTCGTGGTCATTTGGGAAGCTATACTATTGACAGCTTG GTGGATCGTGTGAAAACTGTTGTCTCCGAAGGTGTCAGGGAGATCTGGTTGAGCAGCGAAGATACTGGTGCTTATG GACGGGATATCAGTACGAACCTTCCCAATTTGTTAAATGCGATTGTTGCAGAGCTTCCTGTTGACCAAAGCACAATGCTCCGCATAGGCATGACAAATCCTCCTTTCATACTAGAGCATTTGAAGGAGATAGCTGCCGTTTTGTGTCATCCCTGCGTTTACTCTTTCCTCCATGTTCCTGTGCAATCTGGAAGCGATGCTGTTTTAACG GCAATGAATCGTGAATACACTGTTGCTGAGTTCAGAAAGGTAGTTGACACTCTGTATGAGCTTGTCCCTGGAATGCAAATTGCTACAGACATTATCTGTGGCTTTCCTG GCGAGACTGATGAAGATTTCTCTGAGACTGTTAACCTCGTAAAGGAATATCAATTCCCTCAAGTTCACATTTCACAGTTTTACCCGAGGCCAG GGACACCTGCTGCTAGGATGAAGAAAGTACCAAGCAATGAAGTGAAAAAGCGGAGTCGTGAACTGACTTCAGTTTTCGaattattttcaccataccaagGAATGGAAGGCAAAGTAGAGAGGATCTGGATCACCGAGATTGCGACTGATGGTGTTCACTTA GTTGGACATACCAAGGGATATATCCAGGTTCTGGTAATTGCTCCTGATAGCTTGTTAGGAACGTCAGCAAATGTGAAGATCACATCTGTTGGACGATGGTCTGTCTTTGGTGAAGTGATAGAAGGATCTGTTGTAGTAGGAGAAGCACCAAAGCAAACTAGTGCCAAACTGCAGAAAGAACACATACAGAATCAGGTGGAGGAAGCTGGTTGTTGTGCCACTGACTCTTGTGGCACCTGTGCATGCTCCAATGAGGCACAGCAGTGCAGTCCAGAACGATGTGAAGACACATCTCATGCTCCGGAGACCTGTGGTGATGTTACTCGTCAGGAGGCACTCCAGCCTACGCTTGTGAGGAGAAGCGTAGAGGGAACTACGAAAGGAAGTAAAAGCAGTGCAGCACATTCACTAGGGAAGGAACAGCAGGTGAAAGTAGTAACTAGGAGAGGGGTAAATATCGACACGATTTTGTGGTGCGGTTTGGCCGTCAGCTTCGCCGTAACGATAGCCCTGCTTGTAATCCTTACCAGCAAGATTTCATCGACATCGTCCCCCTAG